A stretch of the Haloplanus aerogenes genome encodes the following:
- a CDS encoding transcription initiation factor IIB gives MSQQSETLRETGGEQRTTTETRTETDERVCPECDSALVVDEARGETVCEACGLVVEADEIDHGPEWRAFDSNERAEKSRVGAPTTKLLHDDGLSSVIDWQDRDAKGRTIDGSKRRKLQRLRTWDERFRSKNAQERNLKQALGEIDRMSSALGLPENVRETASVVYRRALEDDLLRGRSIEAMATASLYAAARQASVPRSLDEFEPVSRVDRKEFSRAYRYIVRELGLAIEPANPLEYLPRFASDLELDGDTTTRARNLLEEGMESGVHSGKSPVGLAAAALYAASILEGEKITQKEVCSVSDVSEVTVRNRYTELLEAGTDPDAARAA, from the coding sequence ATGAGTCAGCAGTCCGAAACCCTCCGAGAGACCGGTGGGGAACAGCGTACGACGACCGAGACACGGACGGAGACCGACGAACGCGTCTGTCCGGAGTGTGATTCGGCGCTCGTCGTCGACGAAGCACGCGGCGAGACGGTGTGTGAGGCGTGTGGTCTCGTCGTCGAGGCGGACGAAATCGACCACGGCCCCGAGTGGCGCGCCTTCGACTCGAACGAGCGCGCCGAGAAGAGCCGGGTCGGCGCCCCGACGACGAAACTCCTCCACGACGACGGTCTCTCGTCGGTCATCGACTGGCAGGACCGCGACGCCAAAGGCCGAACCATCGACGGGAGCAAGCGTCGGAAACTCCAGCGCCTCCGGACCTGGGACGAGCGCTTCCGCTCGAAGAACGCGCAGGAGCGCAACCTGAAGCAGGCGCTTGGCGAGATCGACCGGATGTCGTCGGCGCTCGGCCTCCCCGAGAACGTCCGCGAGACCGCGAGCGTCGTCTACCGCCGGGCACTCGAGGACGACCTCCTCCGTGGTCGATCCATCGAGGCGATGGCGACGGCCTCCCTGTACGCCGCCGCCCGGCAGGCGTCGGTGCCGCGGAGTCTCGACGAGTTCGAACCCGTCAGCCGCGTCGACCGCAAGGAGTTCTCGCGGGCCTACCGCTACATCGTCCGCGAACTCGGCCTCGCCATCGAACCCGCCAACCCGCTCGAATATCTCCCGCGGTTCGCGTCCGACCTCGAACTCGACGGCGACACGACGACCCGCGCCCGCAACCTCCTCGAAGAGGGCATGGAGAGCGGCGTCCACAGCGGGAAAAGTCCCGTCGGCCTCGCGGCGGCGGCGCTCTACGCCGCCTCGATCCTGGAAGGCGAGAAAATCACGCAGAAGGAGGTGTGCTCCGTGAGCGACGTGTCCGAAGTGACCGTCCGCAACCGCTACACCGAACTGCTGGAAGCCGGAACCGATCCGGACGCGGCGCGCGCCGCCTAG
- a CDS encoding TrmB family transcriptional regulator gives MTNNITPDTGTDSLVEEVVSTLRTFELTEYEAKCFVALTRLREGTAKEVSDVADVPRARIYDSMDALQDRGLVSVQESKPRRFRAVSPREAVDLLERECRSRLDRLGTVLPRLGSPERSTGAGEVWTMEGEAAVSERLATLVIDADDEVLFAVATEALLGDDLIDALADATDRGVDVVIGSPAEPIRERLQEAVPDADVVETWTWWESHPIQPGAVTSVCMVDGDALLVSADAATDLPGVRKHRAIWTDSAEAPVVGLMRPLLSTAIRSGD, from the coding sequence GTGACGAACAACATCACACCGGACACTGGAACGGACTCGCTCGTCGAGGAGGTCGTCAGTACGCTCCGGACGTTCGAGCTCACCGAGTACGAGGCGAAATGTTTCGTGGCCCTGACGCGCCTGCGCGAGGGCACGGCGAAAGAGGTGAGCGACGTCGCGGACGTGCCGCGGGCGCGCATCTACGACAGCATGGACGCGCTCCAGGATCGGGGGCTGGTGAGCGTTCAGGAGTCCAAACCACGCCGGTTCCGGGCCGTCTCCCCCCGCGAAGCGGTCGACCTCCTCGAACGTGAGTGTCGGAGCCGACTGGATCGCCTCGGTACCGTCCTCCCCCGGCTGGGCTCACCGGAGCGGTCGACCGGCGCCGGCGAAGTCTGGACGATGGAGGGCGAGGCCGCCGTCTCGGAACGCCTCGCCACGCTCGTCATCGACGCCGACGACGAGGTGTTGTTCGCCGTCGCCACCGAGGCGCTCCTCGGTGACGACCTGATCGACGCGCTGGCCGATGCGACCGACCGCGGCGTCGACGTGGTGATCGGCTCGCCCGCCGAGCCGATCCGGGAGCGCCTGCAGGAGGCAGTCCCCGACGCCGACGTGGTCGAGACGTGGACGTGGTGGGAGTCTCATCCCATTCAGCCCGGCGCCGTCACGAGCGTTTGCATGGTCGACGGCGACGCCCTCCTCGTCAGCGCCGACGCCGCGACCGACCTCCCCGGCGTCCGCAAACACCGCGCCATCTGGACCGACAGCGCCGAGGCACCGGTCGTCGGCCTGATGCGGCCACTCCTCTCGACGGCGATCCGCAGTGGCGATTAG
- the panB gene encoding 3-methyl-2-oxobutanoate hydroxymethyltransferase, protein MPTVQEIQRAPEGDEPLTMLTAYDAPTAAIVDEAGIDLILVGDSMGNAVLGYESTLPVTMEEVASHTGAVARAVDDALVVADMPFLSYGTTKGVGIENAGRLIKEAGANAVKIESGPHTVDLTERLVDLGIPVMAHLGLTPQRRNQIGGYARQGTTEEAAAEIRDLAAKHESAGAFSLVLEHVPDELAAEVTAALDIPVIGIGAGPETDGQVLVLTDVIGLSESVPPFAEQFGDVRREIEDAVAAYRDAVEDGSFP, encoded by the coding sequence ATGCCAACGGTACAGGAGATTCAGCGGGCACCGGAGGGCGACGAACCGCTGACGATGCTGACGGCGTACGACGCGCCGACGGCGGCCATCGTCGACGAGGCGGGCATCGACCTGATCCTCGTCGGCGACAGCATGGGCAACGCGGTGCTCGGCTACGAGTCGACGCTCCCGGTGACGATGGAAGAAGTGGCCAGTCACACCGGCGCAGTCGCCCGGGCGGTGGACGACGCCCTCGTCGTCGCCGACATGCCCTTCCTGAGTTACGGGACGACGAAGGGTGTGGGCATCGAGAACGCGGGGCGCCTGATCAAGGAAGCGGGGGCCAACGCGGTCAAAATCGAATCCGGACCACATACGGTCGACCTGACCGAACGCCTCGTGGACCTCGGGATTCCGGTGATGGCGCATCTCGGACTGACGCCCCAGCGGCGCAACCAGATCGGCGGCTACGCGCGACAGGGGACGACCGAGGAGGCGGCGGCGGAGATCCGTGATCTCGCCGCGAAACACGAGTCCGCGGGGGCGTTCTCGCTCGTCCTCGAACACGTTCCCGACGAGTTGGCCGCCGAGGTGACCGCTGCTCTCGACATCCCGGTGATCGGTATCGGTGCCGGCCCGGAGACCGACGGACAGGTACTCGTGCTGACGGACGTGATCGGACTCTCGGAGTCGGTTCCGCCCTTTGCCGAGCAGTTCGGGGACGTGCGGAGAGAAATCGAGGACGCGGTGGCAGCGTACCGCGACGCGGTCGAGGACGGTTCTTTTCCCTAA
- a CDS encoding ketopantoate reductase family protein — protein sequence MDILVFGAGSLGSLVGGLLARTHDVTLVGRDPHIAAVRRDGLRITGVETLDVSPAATTDATGASADLAVVAVKAYDTETAATVLANGDYDAVLSLQNGMGNEDVLAAHVDAPVLAGTATCGARLADPGHVEWTGRGTITLGPWRPADDAEAAERVAAAFRAADLPTEVAADMRRRLWEKLAINAAINPVTALARVANGALAEPGPLADLARAAAVETATVARADGVDLADETAKDAVATVARETARNRSSMHRDVTRGRRTEIDAINGYVVDRARATGASAPINRTLAALIRGWETGAGVSTPEHE from the coding sequence ATGGATATTCTCGTCTTCGGCGCCGGGAGTCTCGGCAGCCTCGTCGGCGGCCTCCTCGCACGCACGCACGACGTGACGCTCGTCGGGCGTGACCCCCATATCGCGGCGGTGCGGCGCGACGGCCTCCGAATCACCGGCGTCGAGACGCTCGACGTGTCCCCAGCGGCGACGACCGACGCCACGGGTGCGAGCGCCGACCTCGCCGTCGTGGCGGTGAAAGCCTACGACACCGAGACGGCGGCGACGGTCCTCGCGAACGGCGACTACGACGCCGTGCTATCCCTCCAGAACGGGATGGGGAACGAGGACGTACTCGCCGCCCACGTCGACGCGCCCGTCCTCGCGGGGACGGCGACCTGCGGCGCGCGACTGGCCGATCCGGGGCACGTCGAGTGGACCGGGCGGGGAACGATCACGCTCGGCCCGTGGCGACCCGCGGACGACGCGGAGGCGGCCGAGCGCGTGGCGGCGGCGTTTCGTGCGGCCGACCTGCCGACCGAGGTGGCGGCCGATATGCGGCGTCGACTCTGGGAGAAACTGGCGATCAACGCCGCGATCAATCCCGTCACGGCGCTCGCGCGGGTCGCAAACGGTGCGCTGGCCGAGCCGGGACCGCTCGCGGACCTCGCGCGGGCGGCGGCGGTCGAGACGGCGACGGTCGCGCGGGCGGACGGCGTCGACCTCGCCGACGAGACGGCGAAAGACGCCGTCGCGACCGTCGCACGCGAGACGGCACGCAATCGATCGTCGATGCACCGGGACGTGACGCGCGGCCGTCGCACCGAGATCGACGCCATCAACGGTTACGTGGTAGATCGAGCCAGAGCGACCGGCGCGTCTGCGCCGATCAACCGCACGCTCGCGGCGCTGATCCGGGGCTGGGAGACGGGCGCCGGCGTCAGTACGCCCGAACACGAGTAG
- a CDS encoding AIM24 family protein, with product MTLEDFATANEPTQEGDTFQLQNRKLLSIDLDGSVTALAGSMVAYSGDVTFSGKASAEGGVTGFLKSKATSEGTDVMEAQGTGRLYLADQGKEVGIINLADGESVSVNGNDVLAFASSVDYEIGTIDSLAGSSAGGLTNVYLTGPGDVAITTHGDPVVLRPPVRTDPSATVAWSGSLSPSADVNRSLSDLVGQSSEETYQLEFTGDEGFVVVQPFEEGT from the coding sequence ATGACACTCGAAGATTTCGCCACAGCGAACGAACCGACCCAAGAGGGAGACACCTTCCAGCTACAGAATCGCAAACTTCTCTCGATCGACCTCGACGGGTCGGTAACGGCCCTCGCGGGGTCGATGGTCGCCTACAGCGGCGACGTGACGTTCTCCGGCAAGGCCTCCGCGGAGGGAGGCGTGACCGGATTTCTGAAGAGCAAGGCGACGAGCGAAGGGACGGACGTGATGGAAGCCCAGGGGACGGGACGGCTCTACCTCGCCGATCAGGGCAAGGAGGTGGGAATCATCAACCTCGCGGACGGGGAGTCCGTCTCCGTCAACGGGAACGACGTCCTCGCGTTCGCATCCTCCGTCGACTACGAGATCGGCACGATCGACAGCCTCGCCGGATCGTCGGCCGGCGGCCTGACCAACGTCTACCTCACCGGTCCGGGCGACGTGGCGATCACCACTCACGGCGACCCGGTCGTCCTGCGCCCGCCGGTCCGTACCGACCCGAGTGCCACCGTCGCGTGGAGCGGGTCGCTCTCGCCCAGCGCCGACGTAAACCGGAGTCTGAGCGATCTGGTGGGGCAGTCCTCGGAGGAAACCTACCAGCTCGAATTCACGGGAGACGAGGGATTCGTCGTCGTTCAGCCGTTCGAAGAGGGGACGTAA
- a CDS encoding HalOD1 output domain-containing protein, producing the protein MSATGDENTTVTTAPHQYDIDWDRREPVSFAVQAALGELEDCSPTDLAPLADYVDPDALEAFFSGPPAEVATRSLTFDYEGYTIHVDGSGQVRID; encoded by the coding sequence ATGTCAGCGACGGGCGACGAGAACACGACGGTGACGACGGCCCCGCATCAGTACGATATCGACTGGGATCGGCGCGAACCGGTCAGCTTCGCGGTGCAGGCGGCGCTCGGTGAACTCGAAGACTGCTCGCCGACGGATCTGGCGCCGCTCGCGGATTACGTCGATCCGGACGCGCTCGAAGCCTTCTTCAGCGGGCCGCCGGCCGAGGTGGCGACCCGAAGCCTCACGTTCGACTACGAGGGGTACACGATTCACGTCGACGGCAGCGGTCAGGTTCGCATCGACTGA
- a CDS encoding COG1361 S-layer family protein — MPATHRSLLLVGLVVLATVAATGIVAGQSSSGTVIGRPDIEVFTSTTEVEPGTETDLDLVISNDGQLRRGGPAEHESRVTTARGLAVEVEDGETPFEINTGRVAVGEVPRGTTPVDPISITVPEDVDPGRYRIPVTVSYSYTVSVEYNSVGSPEYNDLTRETTQYITVRVRNQAQFDVVDTTTTSQIGDTGNVSVTLQNDGTRPARDASVVLDSPTDELTFGSGSASSTGYVGTWEPGTNATVEYTVSFDDDAALRNYSLTATVEYEDTDGIARTSEPLAVGLRPVPEQTFALRETNATLRVGEEGTFAGTVVNRGPDTTRQPVVVFQSTNPNVDVESNEYALDTLDPGEAGAFEFDVAISDGASATTQQFNVTVRYRNERDDVRRSDSLNERVVFEPQRDRFRVEAINRTVVAGQTTTLELRVTNEGDEPLRDVEAKAFVQDPLSSDDDEGLVSTLAPGESATVLVSLSVGGSAVAQKTYPVSVDFQYELPDGDTEVSETYRVPVTVEPQERRGFSLPFLPITLGALAVVGVGLFVWLRRDRNSGGL, encoded by the coding sequence ATGCCAGCTACACACCGATCACTCCTCCTCGTTGGACTCGTTGTTCTCGCTACAGTCGCCGCGACGGGTATCGTCGCCGGCCAGTCCTCGTCAGGCACTGTCATCGGTCGCCCCGACATCGAGGTGTTCACCTCGACGACCGAGGTCGAACCCGGGACCGAGACCGACCTCGACCTCGTCATCTCGAACGACGGCCAGTTGCGTCGCGGCGGTCCGGCGGAACACGAGAGTCGCGTCACCACCGCCCGCGGCCTCGCGGTCGAAGTCGAGGACGGCGAGACCCCGTTCGAGATCAACACCGGTCGCGTGGCCGTCGGTGAGGTCCCGCGTGGGACGACCCCGGTCGACCCCATCTCGATCACCGTCCCCGAGGATGTCGATCCGGGTCGGTATCGCATCCCCGTGACGGTCTCTTACAGTTACACCGTCAGCGTCGAGTACAACTCGGTCGGTTCCCCCGAGTACAACGACCTCACGCGCGAGACGACGCAGTATATCACCGTCCGGGTTCGCAATCAGGCACAGTTCGATGTCGTCGATACGACGACGACGAGCCAGATCGGTGACACCGGAAACGTGTCGGTGACGCTCCAGAACGACGGGACGCGGCCGGCCCGCGACGCGAGCGTCGTCCTCGACTCGCCGACCGACGAACTCACCTTCGGGAGCGGCTCGGCCAGTTCGACCGGCTACGTCGGTACGTGGGAGCCGGGCACGAACGCGACGGTCGAGTACACCGTCTCCTTCGACGACGACGCGGCACTTCGGAACTACAGCCTCACGGCGACCGTCGAGTACGAGGACACGGACGGCATCGCTCGCACCTCCGAACCGCTCGCAGTCGGCCTCCGACCCGTCCCCGAACAGACCTTCGCGCTCCGTGAGACGAACGCCACGCTCCGCGTGGGCGAGGAAGGAACGTTCGCCGGGACTGTGGTCAATCGCGGCCCCGACACTACCCGTCAGCCCGTCGTCGTCTTCCAGTCGACGAACCCGAACGTCGACGTCGAGTCCAACGAGTACGCCCTCGATACGCTCGATCCGGGCGAGGCGGGCGCGTTCGAGTTCGACGTGGCGATCAGCGACGGCGCGAGCGCCACCACCCAGCAGTTCAACGTCACGGTGCGCTACCGCAACGAACGCGACGACGTGCGCCGGAGCGACTCGCTCAACGAACGGGTGGTGTTCGAACCGCAGCGTGACCGCTTCCGCGTCGAGGCGATCAATCGGACCGTCGTCGCGGGGCAGACGACGACACTCGAACTCCGCGTGACCAACGAGGGCGACGAGCCACTCCGCGACGTGGAGGCCAAGGCGTTCGTTCAGGACCCCCTCAGTAGCGACGACGACGAGGGACTCGTCTCTACGCTTGCACCCGGCGAATCCGCAACCGTCCTCGTCAGTCTGAGTGTGGGTGGCTCGGCGGTGGCGCAAAAGACCTACCCCGTCTCCGTCGACTTCCAGTACGAACTCCCGGACGGCGACACGGAGGTGTCGGAGACGTACCGTGTCCCAGTCACGGTCGAACCACAGGAGCGGCGCGGATTCAGCCTCCCCTTCCTGCCCATCACGCTCGGAGCGCTGGCCGTGGTGGGTGTCGGGTTGTTCGTCTGGCTTCGACGGGATCGGAATAGTGGCGGGCTCTGA
- a CDS encoding chemotaxis protein CheW, whose translation MTEPTTEPDSAADDAADLDEEMVATLENIDTSDVSSVASAAEDAQDTEAASPFDAAVDDDPADDESETEDDETISVLEFVLADERYCLDITFIEQIVERGTVTRIPNAPDFVEGVIDLRGDITTVIDPKETLAADDAEDGELIIVFDSTRMDDEWSVGWAVDGVRRVSTVSLSEVKESPVDEPWINGVVKRDDDGEFVIWTEPGELMRTDGGDEP comes from the coding sequence ATGACCGAACCGACCACGGAGCCCGATTCGGCGGCCGACGACGCGGCCGACCTCGACGAGGAGATGGTTGCGACCCTCGAGAACATCGACACGTCCGACGTGTCGTCCGTCGCGTCCGCTGCCGAGGACGCTCAGGATACCGAGGCGGCGTCGCCGTTCGACGCCGCCGTGGACGACGACCCGGCCGACGACGAGTCGGAGACGGAGGACGACGAGACGATCTCCGTACTGGAGTTCGTTCTGGCCGACGAGCGCTACTGTCTCGACATCACCTTCATCGAGCAGATCGTCGAGCGCGGGACGGTCACGCGGATTCCGAACGCGCCCGACTTCGTCGAGGGCGTCATCGACCTCCGCGGGGATATTACGACGGTCATCGATCCGAAGGAGACGCTGGCGGCGGACGACGCGGAGGACGGCGAACTGATCATCGTCTTCGACTCGACGCGGATGGACGACGAGTGGAGTGTCGGGTGGGCCGTCGACGGCGTCCGTCGCGTCTCGACCGTGTCGCTGTCGGAGGTCAAGGAGTCGCCAGTCGACGAACCGTGGATCAACGGCGTGGTCAAGCGGGACGACGACGGCGAGTTCGTCATCTGGACCGAGCCGGGCGAACTCATGCGCACCGACGGCGGCGACGAACCGTAG
- a CDS encoding RAD55 family ATPase: MRLSTGVDGFDELVDGGLLRNRLYILSGPPGSGKTTFSSQFVTEGARVGEKCLFLSMHETEAELTHDMSAYDFGFEKAAQSGKFQFRNVFDSNAKRLLKGPGGNDFSSGVKNMTNRLVGFINSREIDRLVIDSTMILQYFYPDNHEAFVQFLTSLKRVDATTLLISEMTDPTSYADEHYLAHGVIFMHNYMESDGMHRGVQIIKMRGTDIDSNIHPVEFDDDGLHIRPERKLEA, translated from the coding sequence ATGAGGCTTTCCACCGGTGTGGACGGTTTCGACGAACTCGTCGACGGGGGACTCCTCCGGAATCGGTTGTACATTCTCAGCGGACCACCGGGAAGCGGGAAGACAACGTTCTCCTCGCAGTTCGTCACCGAGGGAGCCCGGGTGGGGGAGAAGTGCCTCTTTCTGAGCATGCACGAGACCGAAGCGGAGTTGACCCACGACATGAGCGCCTACGACTTCGGCTTCGAGAAGGCGGCGCAGTCGGGGAAATTCCAGTTTCGAAACGTCTTCGACTCGAACGCGAAACGACTCCTGAAAGGCCCCGGCGGCAACGACTTCTCGTCCGGCGTCAAGAACATGACGAACCGACTGGTCGGGTTCATCAACTCCCGGGAAATCGACCGCCTCGTCATCGACTCGACGATGATCCTCCAGTACTTCTACCCCGACAACCACGAGGCCTTCGTCCAGTTTCTCACCTCGCTCAAACGGGTCGACGCGACGACGCTCCTCATCTCCGAGATGACCGACCCCACGTCCTACGCCGACGAACACTACCTCGCCCACGGCGTCATCTTCATGCACAACTACATGGAGAGCGACGGCATGCACCGCGGCGTCCAGATCATCAAGATGCGCGGAACGGACATCGACAGCAACATCCACCCCGTCGAGTTCGACGACGACGGTCTGCACATCCGGCCCGAACGGAAATTAGAGGCATAG
- a CDS encoding RAD55 family ATPase, with amino-acid sequence MTELTRTGIEGLDSILGGGIVDNATVLISGNPGTGKSILGLQYIYNGVQEFDEKGIYLSFEENAEDIAQAAESIGFENWRELVENDDILVYDKQRLLRHNDFNDTLELLLDEFEEMEYERLVLDSLTMFELFFADEQEKRTYLLKFSDILKANGLTSLLIAEQSAVFPEQDIGLENFLTDGNIYLIQTPTESGVNRYIWVAKMRKQDIETDIFPMDITDGGITVHERAAGFSMMGRRDDPFPGE; translated from the coding sequence ATGACCGAGTTGACACGAACTGGGATCGAGGGGCTCGATTCGATCCTCGGTGGCGGGATCGTCGATAACGCGACCGTACTGATCAGCGGGAACCCGGGGACCGGAAAGAGTATTCTCGGCCTCCAGTACATCTACAACGGCGTACAGGAGTTCGACGAGAAGGGTATCTATCTCTCTTTCGAGGAGAACGCGGAAGACATCGCGCAGGCTGCCGAATCCATCGGGTTCGAGAACTGGCGCGAACTGGTCGAGAACGACGATATCCTCGTCTACGACAAGCAGCGCCTTCTCCGGCACAACGACTTCAACGACACGCTGGAACTGTTGCTGGACGAGTTCGAGGAGATGGAGTACGAGCGGCTCGTCCTCGACTCGCTGACGATGTTCGAACTGTTCTTCGCGGACGAACAGGAGAAGCGGACTTATCTCCTCAAGTTCTCCGACATCCTGAAAGCCAACGGCCTCACGTCGCTGCTCATCGCCGAGCAGTCCGCCGTGTTCCCGGAACAGGACATCGGTTTGGAGAACTTCCTCACCGACGGGAACATCTACCTCATCCAGACACCCACCGAGTCGGGCGTCAACCGGTACATCTGGGTCGCCAAGATGCGCAAGCAGGATATCGAGACGGACATCTTTCCGATGGACATCACCGACGGGGGGATCACGGTCCACGAACGCGCGGCCGGCTTCTCGATGATGGGCCGTCGCGACGACCCCTTCCCCGGGGAATAG
- a CDS encoding winged helix-turn-helix domain-containing protein produces the protein MDGIEMLRVLGNEYNPQILSFAHEPRSAQELSDELDVPIATCYRRIEELQEANLLEHHDRVLSDERRRVNVYRRNIEEVVVSFSEGDVSVEVEERRRIKNRLDEAWRTLSE, from the coding sequence ATGGACGGGATCGAGATGCTGCGGGTTCTGGGCAACGAGTACAACCCGCAAATACTGAGTTTCGCTCACGAACCGCGCTCGGCCCAGGAACTCAGCGACGAACTCGACGTACCGATCGCCACCTGTTACCGTCGGATAGAGGAACTGCAGGAGGCTAACCTGCTCGAGCACCACGATCGAGTGTTGTCCGACGAGCGGCGGCGAGTCAACGTCTACCGTCGAAACATCGAGGAGGTCGTCGTGAGTTTCAGCGAGGGGGACGTATCCGTCGAAGTCGAAGAGCGGCGGCGGATCAAGAACCGGCTCGACGAGGCCTGGCGGACGCTGTCGGAGTAG
- a CDS encoding DUF7521 family protein, protein MLVVEYLYLAATGVLVLSGLTMVGMAIKAYLQTTRRAMIHVSLGFGLIAAAAIATAISAFVTDFEGVRSLLLVNNGLSSLGFILVVYSLIIYD, encoded by the coding sequence ATGCTCGTCGTCGAATACCTCTACCTCGCCGCGACTGGTGTCTTGGTCCTGTCCGGATTGACGATGGTCGGCATGGCGATCAAGGCGTACCTCCAGACAACTCGCCGTGCGATGATCCACGTCTCGCTCGGCTTCGGTCTCATCGCTGCCGCCGCAATTGCGACCGCGATCAGCGCGTTCGTCACCGACTTCGAAGGGGTTCGCTCGCTCCTCTTGGTCAACAACGGGCTCTCGTCGCTCGGCTTCATCCTCGTCGTCTACAGCCTCATTATCTACGACTGA
- a CDS encoding flagellin, whose translation MVLVAAIAAGVLINTAGFLQTQSEQTGQQSSAQVTDRLEPVSKTGNVSYYNSSSDITLTESQANASMDNTSLAVNEVSLVVQKSPGASDINMSATTFELIAPNGTDRFAFTNGTAINRTGATGPDDRTRALQDNDNSLDESRGSGLILNSRTDRLVVTINMTALAQKDAFTNGPLYSGETATLRINTESGATSIIRIQVPQSLSGEQSVEL comes from the coding sequence ATGGTCCTGGTCGCGGCGATCGCGGCTGGCGTTCTCATCAATACGGCCGGCTTCCTCCAAACGCAGTCAGAACAGACGGGTCAACAGAGCAGCGCGCAGGTAACTGATCGGCTCGAACCGGTCTCCAAAACCGGCAACGTCTCGTACTACAACAGCTCGAGCGACATCACGCTGACCGAGAGCCAGGCGAACGCCTCCATGGACAACACGTCGCTGGCGGTCAACGAGGTGTCGCTGGTCGTCCAGAAGTCGCCGGGCGCGAGCGACATCAACATGAGCGCGACGACGTTCGAACTGATCGCGCCGAACGGCACCGATCGCTTCGCGTTCACCAACGGCACCGCGATCAACCGAACCGGCGCGACCGGTCCGGACGATCGGACGCGAGCGCTCCAGGACAACGACAACTCGCTTGACGAAAGCCGTGGATCGGGACTGATCCTGAACAGCCGCACCGACCGGCTGGTCGTGACGATCAACATGACCGCGCTCGCGCAAAAGGACGCGTTCACCAACGGACCGCTGTACTCCGGCGAGACGGCGACGCTCCGCATCAACACCGAGAGCGGTGCCACGAGCATCATCCGAATTCAGGTGCCACAGTCGCTCTCCGGCGAGCAGTCGGTCGAACTCTAA
- a CDS encoding DUF7500 family protein has protein sequence MPSDSDDSVSERGKVLTEEELDLTRHDNVSELDDGRYVVSTGGSTSDEATEAREQAREARDALDPVSDDADAEDDEPQISEMDVNAWLEDHFREIDAQYGFHATAKFDDGVSRHQVVSNDVVTSFESLLIWYAQHVGGGTPVEDVLGILLAESSVSVRYPVRTLAGLLKRYDLDRDDSIGDLLEAVSDEQAVELAED, from the coding sequence ATGCCATCCGACTCAGACGACTCCGTCTCGGAACGCGGCAAGGTTCTCACCGAGGAGGAGTTAGACCTCACCAGACACGACAACGTCTCCGAACTCGACGACGGCCGATACGTCGTCTCGACCGGTGGCTCGACGAGCGACGAGGCCACCGAGGCGCGAGAGCAGGCCCGCGAGGCCCGCGACGCTCTCGACCCAGTATCCGATGATGCCGACGCCGAGGATGACGAACCGCAGATCTCCGAGATGGATGTCAACGCCTGGCTCGAAGACCACTTTCGAGAGATCGACGCTCAGTACGGGTTCCACGCCACGGCGAAGTTCGACGATGGCGTTAGCCGCCACCAGGTCGTCTCGAACGACGTGGTTACCAGCTTCGAGTCGCTGCTGATCTGGTACGCCCAGCACGTCGGCGGCGGGACGCCGGTCGAAGATGTCCTCGGCATCCTGCTCGCCGAGTCGAGCGTCTCCGTTCGCTACCCGGTTCGGACGCTCGCCGGCTTGCTCAAGCGGTACGATCTCGACCGTGACGACTCTATCGGTGATCTCCTCGAGGCCGTCTCCGACGAACAGGCCGTCGAACTGGCCGAGGATTGA
- the cheY gene encoding chemotaxis protein CheY gives MPPQVLLVDDSDFMRNLLREILEENFEIVGEAENGVEAVELYREHDPDLVMMDIVMPIRDGIEATSEITGSDPDANVIMCTSVGQEEKMKNAVKAGADGYITKPFQKPNVLEAIDDVVA, from the coding sequence ATGCCACCGCAAGTACTACTCGTCGACGACTCGGATTTCATGCGCAACCTCTTGCGCGAGATTCTCGAAGAGAACTTCGAGATCGTCGGGGAAGCCGAAAACGGCGTCGAAGCCGTCGAACTCTACCGGGAACACGATCCAGACCTGGTGATGATGGACATCGTGATGCCGATCCGTGACGGGATCGAAGCGACGAGCGAGATCACTGGCAGCGACCCCGACGCGAACGTCATCATGTGTACCAGCGTTGGGCAGGAGGAAAAGATGAAAAACGCCGTGAAAGCCGGTGCGGACGGCTACATCACGAAACCGTTCCAGAAACCGAACGTGCTCGAAGCCATCGACGACGTCGTGGCCTGA